From a single Nematostella vectensis chromosome 3, jaNemVect1.1, whole genome shotgun sequence genomic region:
- the LOC5512100 gene encoding cysteine dioxygenase type 1, with protein sequence MASKAKIKAPENLDELIRELHEVFESDRVDIDQVKTLMESYRSNQDDWQKYANYDPFRYTRNLVDEGNGKFNLIVLCWGEGQGSSIHDHTDSHCFLKVLDGKLKETLFEWPSESEPEKPLAVKGVSYVDRDEVAYINDSIGLHRMENTSHSDTACSLHLYCPPFDMCNSFDQRTGHKRKCKVTFWSKYGERTPFTPGC encoded by the exons ATGGCATCAAAAGCAAAGATAAAGGCTCCAGAAAATTTAGACGAGCTAATTCGAGAATTGCATGAGGTTTTTGAAAGCGATCGAGTGGACATCGACCAAGTCAAAACGTTGATGGAAAGCTACCGGTCGAACCAAGACGACTGGCAAAAATACGCAAATTATGATCCATTTAG GTATACGAGAAATCTTGTCGACGAAGGCAACGGGAAATTCAATTTGATTGTACTTTGCTGGGGTGAAGGACAGGGAAG ctCCATTCACGATCACACAGACTCACACTGTTTTCTGAAAGTCCTGGATGGAAAACTAAAAGAAACATTATTTGAATGGCCATCAGAGAGTGAACCAGAAAAACCTCTTGCTGTCAAAGGGGTCAGTTACGTTGATCGAGATGAAGTGGCTTACATTAACG ATTCTATTGGCCTTCACCGCATGGAAAACACCAGTCACTCAGATACTGCCTGTTCATTACATCTCTACTGCCCTCCATTTGACATGTGCAACTCTTTTGACCAAAGAACCGGGCACAAACGGAAATGCAAAGTCACATTTTGGTCGAAATATGGAGAGAGGACACCATTT ACTCCTGGGTGTTAA